GTGCAACTGTTTTCGGTGCATACGTTTTCAAATATCTACCTGTAACTATTTTGTGCCCTCGCTCTGACAAAGGAGCTGCGGTGAGGATTGAGGAAATCATCCGCTTATTGAAAAAGGAGTATGGGCCGCGCCGCTGTAAGCCGGACCGGGAACCGACCTCCACGCTGGTGGCCACCGTGCTTTCCCAGAACACATCGGATGTAAATTCGCACCGGGCCTTCGATTCCCTTGTGGCCACCTTCGGCAACTGGGAAGCAGTAGCTGTCGCCAATACCAATGAAATAGCCCGGTCTATAAAGGCAGGTGGTCTCGCCGAAATCAAAGCTAGGCGGATAAAGCTCATCCTCCACGAGATTCAAGAGAGGCAGGGGCACCTTGACCTGAGCTTCCTCGATGAACTCGATATAGCTGAGGCCAAAGCCTGGCTGAGGAAGCTGCCCGGAGTAGGGCCAAAAACGGCCGCCTGTGTACTCCTCTTCTCCCTGGGCAAACCTGCCCTGCCTGTAGATACCCATGTCTTCCGGGTAGCCAGGAGGTTAGGATTGATCGATTCCAGAGTCTCCGTCGAGCGGGCCCATGAGATACTGGAAAAACTGGTCCCACCAGAGAAGGTTTACGAGTTTCACCTTCA
This portion of the Chloroflexota bacterium genome encodes:
- a CDS encoding endonuclease III → MRIEEIIRLLKKEYGPRRCKPDREPTSTLVATVLSQNTSDVNSHRAFDSLVATFGNWEAVAVANTNEIARSIKAGGLAEIKARRIKLILHEIQERQGHLDLSFLDELDIAEAKAWLRKLPGVGPKTAACVLLFSLGKPALPVDTHVFRVARRLGLIDSRVSVERAHEILEKLVPPEKVYEFHLHMVEHGRKICKARRPRCQLCILRGLCPSATEAHE